Part of the Fundulus heteroclitus isolate FHET01 chromosome 20, MU-UCD_Fhet_4.1, whole genome shotgun sequence genome, CCCATCTGGCTGCCTCGTCAGGTGTTGCAAGACAACTAAGCcctatgtttaattttttaagtgTTCTCACACCATTAAGTGTGTAGATCCCATCATCGTGCAAAGAGTCAATCTCGAGATCCACACTTTGAGTAAATAAGCCTTCTTGGCTTCCTCCTACTGTATCAAGGTCTAACCTTGCAGGCTTGCCTTTGACCTTTAGCTTCTTGGTCAGTTCTTCTGACACTAAACTGGTGTTAGCTCCAGGATCAAGTAATGCGTATGTAACAGAACTGATATTTGTAGCTTTGCCCCTAACGACCACAGGAACAATAGGTAAACAAACTTTACCGTTTGCAGCTCCTGCAAATCCACATGTGACATTAGGTGATCTGATAGGTTGTGTCTGTTGGGTAGTTTTCCTGACATCACTGCTGTCCTGGCCTGCTGTTGGATTCTGTCTGTTTGCGTGGTTAGGATGCAGCCATTTGTTATGTTTCTGTCCACAGCCAGGCACGTTGCACACCCAGTTGTGTGTGCAAATCTCAGCGCTGTGCCCAATCATGAAACAGTTTTGGCACAGATTTTTTCCTTGAACAAACATAAGGCGCTCCGGCACTGTTAGTGATCGGAAACTTGGGCACTGGTTTAAGAAATGATGCTCTGAGCATTTAAGACATTTTGAATAAGCTAGCTGCTTAGTACGTGTGGACTTATTCTCATGGACTGCAGCAACTTTGACAGTGGTAGCTTTGACGATGTTTCTTTGAGGCTTTGGTAGGTGATGTAAAGTTGTTTGGCTTCTCATGTTTCTTGCAGCTAATTAACCCACTAAAGACTGAATCAGATCTCTTTTCAGCCTCTGTCTCAACATACCTGACAACATCGTTGAAATTCGGTAGACGTCCTTTTTTCGCaatgtagtttttatttagcCACTTGGCCCTGAGATCTGATGGTAGCTTGCTAATTATCTCAAATAATGTGCGGCGACCACTGAGCTCTTCCTCACATTTCATGGCAGCAAGCGTGTCCTTACAACCTCTCAGCTGGTCTGCAAAGTCTCTGAGTTGCATATTGTCTCTTAtctctttaaagtttaaaaccttttaaaccctTGCTTGGGAGATGGAATGAGGATTTTCAAATCTTGATTTTAGATGGTCGAGTGCTTCATTGAAACCCATGCTGGGATCGGGGTTGTATAGACAGTGACTAATAGCATCTCGAGCCCTTCCTTCTGTGTACTGGTGCAGACGAGttaacttttcttcagcagaaacTGATTCTTTGTCCACCATCGCAGTGAAAAGCCTCATGAATTTCCAATACTGGAGGGGGTCACCATCGAACCTTATTAGATCTGTTGGCGGGAGCCTGAGACTGTCTACTTGGGCTTGGTACTGCTGCCTTGAGAACTCTAGCAGTTGTGAGATTGAATCATCTGCCATCTGGGATGGCGAGGGTTGTGGTGCAGTATGAATTTTGCCAGTTTTAGGTGTAGAGTGCATCTTTTGCTGATTATGTAGCATCTGTGCATCCAGCTCAGCCTTGTGATGTATTTGCTGAAGCTCCAGCTGAAATTCCTCTTTGTTAAGTCTAAGGAATAGCTaaaaagttttccttctctttctttcttaaagcttggatttttttaagtTCTGCTGATGGGGAATCTTCACCATGTATATCAGCTGGAGGTTCACTGCACAATTTAACTTGTGTAGTGACATCCGACTCATCATCAATATATGGATTAACACTAGCTCCATGCTCTTCCCCATCTTGCAGCCAGGCTAGAGCTTCATGACGCACATCGTGAACATTCATTAAGATAAGCTTCTCATAAGCATCAGACTCTTCTCTGTCGATATCATCGGTGAGCTGAGAATGATAACATTTATGTGCCTCCTGCAGCTGTGCAAGGGCTAGGTCGAGGCTCTGCAGCACTGACTTTAATTCTTCTGGCTTattttctctgattttttttgtttgccatCTTAGTTACAGCTGCTTTAGCTTGTCCTCTCCTTCTCTTTAGCGTAGTGAAGTCTATTTCTCCCGCAGAATCTTTGGTTTCAGACATGATTGCCTTGTGTTTAACTTTATGTTACAAAGAACATAAGATagccattgttgttgttgttgttaattttattgCCGAGTGCTTTTACACGGACATGCCGGTTAAACTGtaaggaaagtaaaaaaaacaaaaaacaaacctcaATACTTAGTATTGCAATATTCAATAAACACAAACTTAAACATAGATTTAGAAGCTAGGCTTGACCTAACTAAGCAGTTATAAGGCAGGGTTTACACTTAGAAAACTTTGTGACATAATAAACAGCAGCATTCATAGGGTGTGTCTCATTCCGCCTACTTCTGTCAGTGCACTGCTGATGTGCACTGACCACTTACTGCCGTAGTGCCCACTTTTGACCGTTAGTAGtgttccaaaaggaacacttatgTTAAAACACTTACCGGAAATGACGGCATGACGTGACGAACGCAACACACGTGACCGCAAATTTTTCAGACCGCCAAAAATATATGCCGGCGTTTTTTTAAACGCCggcatatatttatatatatatatatatatatacaggaacAGTAAGCTGCTAGTTATTATTTTACCATCAGTAGGCTACTTCAGTGTGCTCCAAgtggataaacaaaaaaaagctctaTCAATATAAGACTTCACAAATATGTATGAATTTGTGCTCAAAATGTTATGTTATCTTTACACTAACATACACCAAGCAATAGGCAACAGACTTGACAGGCCTATTGATATGTTCTATCATGTACTAATTCTGATTAATTAAGAAAAGACAAGGAAAACACAGTAACAGAACCAGatcttaactttattttaaacaaaaaaaatttaaacaaaaaaacataattaattcaCTTTCCTCTCCCCACTCACAGCGTCCTCGCAGCCCCAGAAAGTACTGCCAAATAAATGCCACAGTGCCAGTGTTGGCACTCTACTTTGATGGCCACAGCGACATGAGGGTTGCCTTTCAAGGGTGTCATTCAACGCACTCATGGATCTGTTGGGCAGGGAATGCGACCTTGGCTGGGGCCCAGAAATCGACACCCTGATCTTTCTTTTCTGGCTTGCCACTCCCTCCTTCTACCGTGTTGTTGCCAGGGCCTTTGCCATGCCCCGGGCAACTATTCACCGGGTAGTCCACAGGGTGAGTGGGAAGATCGCAGCTCTTCTTTATCGGGTGGTCCGACATCCAACCGCAGAAGAGCTCCCTTGCCTCGGGGGTAGCTTTGCCCGTCTGGCCAGATCCGCAGTTTTCAACCGTGTGGTTGGTGCCATCGATGGCTGTCACGTCAGGGTGAAGCCCCCAGCACAATATGCTGCCTGTTATTTTAACAGGAAGCTCTTTTATTCCATCCAGCTGCAGGCCATCTGTGATAACGTGGGGAAGTTCCTCAATGTGTTCGTGGGGTCAGTTCATGATGCCAGAGTACTGAGGAACAGCCCCATATACTATCAGCAGTCCTACCCTCCACCAGGATACAGCATACTTGGAGATGGGGGCTACCCCTGCCTATCCCAGCCCATCAGCCTCATCACACCCTTCAGACAGCCCGTTCGCAACCACCTCCAGGCTCGCTTTAACAACAGCTTGTCAAAGGCCAGGAGCATTGTTGAGCGGTCCTTTGGGATGCTGAAGACTAGGTGGAGGTCCATCTTCTTCAAGGCTCTGGAAGTGGATGTGACTTATGTGCCGGAGGTCATCGTCTGTTGCACGGTCCTACATAACATATGTATGAGCAACGAAGACCTGCTGGAGCCAGATGCTGATGTCAGGAGGGCACGAAGACCAGCACCAGCACCTCCAGGAGCCATCTCTGgtacagagcagagacagaggaTGGCAATGGCATGTTATGTCCCTGACCatgattacatttaaaaatgtaaaatgcatgATTGAATAAATTACATGATTGTGTTGATTTCATCTGGcatgctaaaaaataaaacaaatctgaataaattacGACCATTCTGCAAAATCTAATGTGTTCAACATTAAACATTGTATTAAGCATTGTATGGTTCAATTCATAAACCAGAGGTAAATATATTGTGTACTTCTTATCAGTTTGATAAAGTAGGTAGGTAGTATTTTTAGGAATTTATCAATCATGAATTTGACATTACCGCTTTTGAAAGTCTGGAGTAACCTAATCAGGAAAAAAGATGTTAAGGTGTGGTATAACGAGTGACACAGTGTAAAttatgttttacatatttatttaatatttaattcacaattttttttttatattagatCCAAAATTGCCAGGAGGCGCTCCTCCCTGGCAGACGCCTCTCTATCCCTGGCAGCCATCTATCTCCCTATCCCTCCTGTCTTCCCTCTCCCTCATCTCCCTGAAAaacctctcctccctctctacAGTCTGACGGTGACACCTCTCTTCCCTCTCCACAGCCTCTTGGTGCCTCCTCTCCTCGCGCTCTGCAGCCTCTCTCGCCTCTctcgcctctctctctcttttctcctcTTGCTCTCGTTGCTCTTTCTGCATCTCCTGTATCACCTCATCAGCCTGCTTCTCATTCTCCTGCAAGGCTTTTACAATAGCCACGGTGTCTACCCGGAGCCTCTTTGGGGTAGACACCTCAGGAGTCACCGGTGTCACCACAGAAGAGGGTGAGGCCCTCGCCACTTCCGGGTCGGATGAAGCAAAGAGAGCAGGCGGCTCCATAGATGGCCTGCTCCCTATTGCTTCATCCATTAGTGAGTACCACTTCCAAGAAGCAGCAGTGGCCTCACCCCCTTCTGTACTAACACCGGTACAAGGGTTCTTAAGTGCCTGTGGAtgaacgacaaaaaaaaaagctgcactaTTTCACTATCAAATGCTAAACACTAACAATGTATTTACATTTCTTACTTACAAATATACACTGCCGTTCAAATGTTTAAAGTCTCTCAATCACCCTAGGTAAAATTCCCAAACAATCCTAAAGGAGTTTTCCAAAAAGATATGTATGGAACAACTTTGTACTAACCTTGTATTTCTGCACCAAATTCTCCCATCGCTTCCTGATGGCTTTAGCATCCAGCATCCCCTCCAACCCCTTTTTCTTAATGAATTCCCTggtaaaaacacagcagcagatcATATCAATGCATTAAATAATACAGAGGCCCACTACCAGAACATTTAACATGACACGAGTACTGGGTTCGCCCACCTCATGTTATGTTActcattaaatatttcttatgttttgtttgcaacaacaatatcacaacatttattttgagtAGATAATTTATCCTGGGGTTGGGCCAGAGATGCAGACTGCTTTACATGTGTTTACTACAGCACTGTCAATAACGAGCATATGTGATCACGTTAGTTTGAAGTGAAGAACATAGCGTAATACAACTGTTATATACTTACTCAAATCCAGTAAGGGTCGCATTCCTCCTACCAGTAAACAAATCTGCGTTAGCAGCACGCCAGGGGATTAGCTCCCTTGTATCTTCATCGGTCCCTAAAACAGATCAAAATACCTCGATGAGACAAATGGAACTCACCTTGCCCTTCAATAGTATACGTGATATCCAGCATTACAACGGCACAACTCTGTATTCACCAGCCCATAATCTAAAATAGTCACGAAGCCAGTTTCATAACTTACTAGCGTTCACACAGATAACGTGCTCGTCCCAATGGATGGCTTATTACTGCTGTTACTTAAAATTAACACGATAGAGTTCACATGTCTAACATGCTCGTCTCAATGGCTGGCTTAACGTGCTAGGTAGCTATAGGTAGCTAGGTAGCATTAACATGTAACTTACGCTAATTAACTCGCCAAATGATTATATCAGCTTCTGTCAGTGAGGGACATGTAAGTGATGCATTAGACGAGAGTACAATGCCTCGTATTAccaccattacttacatttatatgattgcgGTGACGCAGCTCCGGCTGTCTCGGCTGAAATGTCcaccattattttcaaaatgggaacatcttcccgacgtccttagcccctccctttccgctttgtagtcaagatggcGTCCGTTTAGTGCGAGTAGGGTCCATCGTTACGCACTGCATTTTGTGCCCGTTTTACGGGGTCATCCGGGTACTTTCAGTGCACTGACCTTTTGTGTTATCTACACTACCTACTTTAAAACTAAGTGTTCGAAGCGGAATGAGACACTCCCATACATCACTGTGCAGCAAAATACAGCTAGCATTCGGCTAATTAGCTCTAGCAAATTCACCAGCCACACACTTAGAACAGATGACAAAACTCATCACCTCACAGCTTACAGCATTAATATAACTCACCACATTGGGCAACACTTATGAACTCCAGTAGGATATGATCCTATGGCCGATTTTGTTTGTTAGTTTCAGCTAACTGCAACCTAAGTGCACTACTGGTCCAccgttttttcttcttcttcccctcCATTCGCTTACCAGTGCAAATCAACTACAGCGCCCCTAGAGGAATGGGAGGAGTGAATCCAacagggacatcgtaagaaaacgcacctttaaggacaatgccacggaaacttttattcaagcttactctgatacttcaaccctgggctgcaactcagtagataagctagtagataactttcattctaaagtctcagacatcattgactgcattgctccagttaaagtgaaagttctttccgggcAGGAAAAAATCTCTTTGGagagtgtcgaaaagctgaacgcagatggagaaagaacagactacaggttcactatgacatctataaagagagactttacagatataacttacaattgaaaaatgcaagggaatctttcttctctgagataatcaagaaaaacattaataatgctcgtgtctaatttgccacagtcgacaggttaacaaatcttcctgtgtccgtgacttccaaactccactccaccagggacagcaatgaatttgctaacttctttactgagaaaatcctaaaaattacaggatcactttgtacttccatatcaacaccagaaccgaagctgtattcagctggaactatttctgacaaaatgtcccaattcagccaaataaaccacaaaagcttagagcagatcattcagcagctaagttcctcctcctgctgccttgatgttctccccacagctttctctAAGAAAGttctgcctgtcatagcgtctgagttgtctcagataataaacatgtcccttctgtcaggtgttttcccccagtccctaaaaacggcaattatcaaaccactgctaaaaaagaacaatttagacaaacttctacttcagaactacaggcccatctcaaacctccccttcttcttaacaacgaccagccgctttgatgttttccagtctggcttccgtgctcaccacagtccAGAGAccacccttatcaaggtgtttaatgacatccatataaatacagactgtggaagaaccacagtgctggttctattggacctcagtgcagcattcaatactattgatcactccattctgttagaatgcctggagaactgggccggcctctctggtacagctctccactggtttaaatcctacctAACGGACAGGGAATCTTTTGTATCAGtaagtaactttacatcaaagatgacaaaaatgacacgtggggttccccaagggtccatcctgggtcccctcctcttcaatatctatatgctccctctagctcagatcataagaaacaacaacatcagctaccataactatgcagatgacacacagctctacatcaccatgtcaccaggtgactatgaaccagttcaggcactgagtaaatgcctagaagaaatcaatgcctggatgtgtcaaaactttcttcaattgaataaaaacaaaactgaagtaataatctttgacaaatagaggagagatcaaaagttagcacacagcttcagctgcttcagctagaaaccactgatcaggcccgaaacctgggtgtcgtgatggactcagacctgaaccaccaaaagcatctaaagacaattacaaggtcggctttctatcacctgaggaacatttccaggattaaaggactgatgtctcagaaTGATCTGGAAagactaatccatgcatttatatttagtagaattgattactgcaacggtgttttcacaggtctgcataaaaagtggatcagacagctgcagctgatccagaacgctgctgcccgtgtcctcactaagactaagaaagtagagcacatcaccccagttctaaagtccttacactggctccctgtatctcagagaatagactttaaaatacttctgttagtctataaatccctaaatggcttagcacctaaatacattacagacttgttatcagtgtatcaaccatccagaccactgaagtcttctggctctagcctgctctgcatacctagaacacaaactaaacacagagaagcagcatttagttcctatcctccacttatctggaacaaacttccagaaaactgtaaaagtgcggaaagcctgagttcttttaaatcaagattaaaaacacatttgtttaaaattgcctttgactgttctagttaaactgttttactgtttttaatgttcttttttgtttctacattttattcctacttgcttttattatgttttattttcctatatgttaatcatgtaaagcactttgcattgtctctgtactgaattgtgctatataaataaatttgccttgccttgcctttgccttaCATGCAGTAATTAGATGCCAGCTAGTTAGCGCTAATGCTATTTCTAGCTTTGGATTGCATCCGATGTTCTGTCGGTGTGGCATACCAGTAGATGATTTTTATAGTTCTGTCTGCATCAGAGCCACTCTTCACTCAAGGCGTAACACAGGGCTTCACAGGCCAAGTTAAGTTCACCCTGAATAAATCAGCGACGATACAGCAGAGTGAATTTGTCCTCAGCGACAGTCTTAGATTTGTCCAGTAGGTGAATCTTGACTCAGTGACAGCACAACTGAAACATGTACTGATCCATGCAGTACAATGGTGAGTGACTCAAGTGCTGAGCGATTCACAATATACTGCTTCGGTCAGTGACCAATTGCCTACATTTATTGGGACACATTTCTAATTTTTCCCATACTTTGTGCTGGTGGGACGAAGCAGGGGAATAGACAGTATCAAGCACGGACGTCTACAGACTCAATCCCAAacaagtatgtgggagcctgaGTATTCATTAACTAATGTCCGGTTTAGTATAATCCATGCCATGGCCTTCGTGACCTAAACAGaatttgtttatacatttgttCTGCAAAGATGATTTAATGTAGAGTCATAGTTTTAGCCAACAAAATTATCTaactatttgttgtttttctctcaaaATAATGTATGTATTGTTAATGCATATGTGTTGTCTTTATTTCTCTACAGGTCTGTAGGGGGTATTGTCAGAGTGGAAGGAAATTTACCAAAGCCACCGTGAGTCAGTGTTACATTATACATAGGGCCAaattttcaaaaggtttgcaTGTATTAAATCATGTGCAAAATAATTTGGGTGTACAAAACTGATCTTCATGCGTGGTGCAAGGCAATTTAAGTGTGTAAAATGAGCGGAACAGTAGGTCTAAACCAAGGAAGCCCCAAAATAACTTGTCCTTGCAAACGGCGGAGTGGGTAGCGCGGAGtgaagcaagaaggtcctggattcaagtcctacccttgccctgggtctttctgcatggagtttccatgttctccctgtgcattcatgggttctctccaggtactccggcttcctcccacagaataaacttcccacagtc contains:
- the LOC118567146 gene encoding stress response protein nst1-like, producing MLDAKAIRKRWENLVQKYKALKNPPEVSTPKRLRVDTVAIVKALQENEKQADEVIQEMQKEQREQEEKREREAREAREAAEREERRHQEAVEREERCHRQTVEREERFFREMREREDRRDREIDGCQG